The Candidatus Mycolicibacterium alkanivorans genome contains a region encoding:
- a CDS encoding TetR/AcrR family transcriptional regulator, translating to MARVKQRTPELRDRVVDVAVSTLCEDGMSGFTTRRVAERAGTSVPAVYELFVDKDGLLKAVFFEGFRRLGGELAALPETADPLADLRALLPVFRRFCLDYPPLARVMFGRPFQDLDAGPELAAAPTVREILVGKVQRCIDAGMLAGDPVDVAHVLLALAQGLAVQEAGRWLGTSAASVNRRWDVGVQAVLDGFGR from the coding sequence GTGGCAAGGGTCAAGCAGCGCACGCCGGAGCTGCGCGACCGGGTGGTCGACGTCGCGGTGAGCACACTGTGCGAGGACGGCATGTCCGGCTTCACCACCCGCAGGGTGGCCGAGCGCGCCGGTACGTCGGTGCCCGCGGTCTACGAGCTGTTCGTCGACAAGGACGGACTGCTGAAGGCGGTGTTCTTCGAAGGGTTCCGCCGGCTCGGTGGGGAGCTGGCCGCCCTACCGGAGACCGCCGACCCGCTGGCCGACCTGCGGGCGCTGCTCCCGGTGTTCCGCCGGTTCTGCCTGGACTATCCGCCGCTGGCCCGGGTGATGTTCGGCCGCCCGTTCCAGGACCTCGACGCCGGGCCCGAGCTCGCGGCCGCGCCGACGGTGCGCGAGATCCTGGTCGGCAAGGTGCAGCGCTGTATCGACGCCGGAATGCTGGCCGGGGACCCGGTCGACGTCGCCCACGTATTGCTCGCTCTGGCACAGGGACTGGCCGTCCAAGAGGCGGGTCGGTGGCTGGGCACGTCGGCGGCGTCGGTCAACCGGCGCTGGGATGTCGGGGTGCAGGCCGTACTGGATGGCTTCGGCCGCTAG
- a CDS encoding type II toxin-antitoxin system VapC family toxin, producing MRIVDANVLLYAVNSASNHHQASRRWLDVALSGSDTVGLTWVVLLAFIRLTTKEGLFPSPLRVDEAMGQVADWCQAPGAALVSPSVRHYDILGRLLDDVGAGGNLVNDAHLAALAIENRARIVSYDSDFGRFAGVQWDRPDALL from the coding sequence GTGAGGATCGTCGACGCGAATGTGCTTCTGTATGCGGTGAATTCGGCCAGCAATCACCACCAAGCGTCGCGGCGGTGGCTCGATGTCGCGTTGTCGGGGTCCGATACCGTCGGGCTGACGTGGGTGGTGCTCCTTGCGTTCATCCGATTGACTACAAAGGAGGGCCTGTTCCCATCCCCGCTTCGCGTCGATGAGGCCATGGGCCAGGTCGCCGACTGGTGTCAGGCCCCGGGCGCTGCGCTGGTGAGTCCGAGCGTCCGGCATTACGACATCCTGGGTCGGCTGCTCGACGACGTGGGCGCCGGTGGCAATCTGGTCAACGACGCCCATCTGGCGGCGCTGGCGATCGAGAACCGGGCCAGGATCGTGTCCTACGACAGCGACTTCGGGCGCTTCGCGGGTGTGCAGTGGGATCGCCCGGATGCTCTGCTCTGA
- a CDS encoding antitoxin, giving the protein MRTTVTLDDDVVALLRRVMKRRGVSFKTALNDAIRDGAEGPSAAAPFRTRTADLGVPAVNLDRALQLAAELEDEELVRRQRRGA; this is encoded by the coding sequence ATGCGCACGACGGTCACCCTTGACGACGACGTGGTCGCGCTGCTGCGCCGGGTCATGAAGCGGCGCGGGGTGTCGTTCAAGACCGCGCTCAATGACGCCATTCGCGATGGCGCGGAAGGTCCGTCCGCGGCGGCGCCGTTTCGGACTCGGACGGCAGACCTCGGGGTGCCGGCGGTTAATTTGGACCGGGCCCTCCAGTTGGCTGCCGAGTTGGAAGACGAGGAGCTGGTTCGTCGACAGCGCCGCGGCGCGTGA
- a CDS encoding STAS/SEC14 domain-containing protein: MRDHEKHIKKVAVVTDSHLADVAEHLGSHFVSAQIRHFPAGEVEQARQWIAGN; encoded by the coding sequence GTGCGCGACCACGAGAAGCACATCAAGAAGGTCGCCGTGGTCACCGACTCCCACCTCGCCGACGTCGCCGAGCACCTGGGATCGCACTTCGTCTCCGCGCAGATCCGCCACTTCCCGGCCGGAGAGGTCGAGCAGGCGCGGCAGTGGATCGCCGGCAACTAG
- a CDS encoding zinc ribbon domain-containing protein, with translation MGKAYRMAPTPAAEPVRKPRARKRPKGAPTHVRSWPLRPTPTQCGQIGTRFFTGVRVYNAVLGEFIGRSRAVKADPAWQAARELPRRTAAERKRRGAAFGAVQAAHGFTADAAQSFASSLRKSWVREHLPAQETQNLGVRAFDAVRQWHVGKKGKPRFKNARRGLHSVAAKDGNGALRPNTDDAGRLVGLQWGAGFVAPIAAPAVSGRRGREQQAELAEIEALIAAGKVLSTRIVRTVINGSDTYRMQLVCDGRPTRRHPVGDGRVSFDLGPSQIAVAVSRADGSWSGWVEPLADAIRLDTKRLRRAQRHLDRQHRAGSPDCFRSDGTHTWVRCGWRRSHAAQRTAGRVAELHRRLAEHRKTLHGALGNRLLGHGADIACERLDYLSWQKNFPRSVRDRAPGLLVEVMRRKAESAGGQQLYEYNPRTTALSQTCLCGNRKKKPLSQRVHRCACGITEDRDLFSACLGLHVRTGVDGVDRLDLPSARQGWGHRHDVDESPKSSRSASARKRRGRRHPPSRRSVARIKA, from the coding sequence GTGGGTAAGGCCTATCGCATGGCGCCGACACCGGCCGCCGAGCCGGTGCGCAAGCCGCGTGCGCGTAAACGCCCGAAGGGCGCGCCCACCCATGTGCGGTCGTGGCCGCTGCGGCCGACCCCAACGCAGTGCGGCCAGATCGGCACTCGGTTCTTCACCGGGGTGCGGGTGTATAACGCGGTGCTGGGCGAGTTCATCGGGCGTAGCCGCGCGGTGAAGGCCGATCCGGCCTGGCAGGCGGCGCGCGAATTGCCGCGACGCACGGCCGCCGAGCGTAAGAGGCGTGGTGCCGCCTTTGGGGCGGTGCAGGCTGCGCATGGGTTCACCGCCGATGCCGCACAGTCGTTCGCGTCGTCGCTGCGCAAGTCGTGGGTGCGTGAACATCTGCCGGCGCAGGAGACCCAGAATCTGGGGGTGCGAGCGTTTGATGCGGTGCGCCAGTGGCACGTCGGCAAGAAGGGCAAGCCGCGGTTCAAGAACGCCCGGCGCGGTCTGCATTCGGTGGCGGCCAAGGACGGCAATGGTGCGCTGCGGCCGAACACCGATGATGCTGGGCGGTTGGTCGGGTTGCAGTGGGGCGCGGGGTTCGTGGCGCCGATCGCCGCGCCGGCGGTGTCGGGGCGGCGCGGCCGTGAGCAGCAGGCCGAGCTCGCTGAGATCGAAGCGCTGATCGCGGCCGGGAAGGTGTTGTCGACCCGGATTGTGCGCACGGTGATCAACGGCAGCGACACCTACCGGATGCAACTGGTCTGTGATGGGCGTCCGACCCGCCGGCACCCGGTCGGCGATGGGCGGGTGTCGTTCGACCTCGGCCCGAGCCAGATCGCGGTCGCCGTGTCGCGCGCCGACGGGAGCTGGTCGGGCTGGGTGGAACCGTTGGCGGATGCCATCCGGTTGGACACCAAGAGGCTGCGCCGCGCGCAACGGCATCTGGATCGCCAGCACCGCGCCGGATCACCAGACTGTTTCCGCTCCGATGGCACCCACACGTGGGTCCGGTGCGGCTGGCGGCGTTCGCACGCCGCGCAGCGGACCGCTGGCCGGGTTGCTGAGTTGCATCGCCGCCTGGCCGAGCACCGCAAAACCTTGCATGGGGCGCTGGGCAACCGGCTGTTGGGCCACGGCGCCGATATCGCCTGTGAGCGACTCGATTACTTGTCGTGGCAGAAGAACTTTCCGCGCAGTGTGCGCGACCGGGCACCCGGGTTGCTGGTGGAGGTGATGCGCCGCAAGGCTGAAAGCGCCGGCGGACAGCAGCTCTACGAGTACAACCCACGCACCACCGCCTTGTCGCAAACCTGCCTGTGCGGGAACCGCAAGAAGAAACCGCTTTCGCAACGGGTCCACCGCTGCGCATGCGGCATCACAGAGGATCGGGACCTGTTTTCGGCCTGCCTGGGACTGCATGTCCGCACCGGGGTCGATGGGGTCGATCGGCTGGACTTGCCGTCAGCCCGTCAGGGCTGGGGGCATCGTCACGACGTCGACGAGTCGCCGAAGTCCAGCCGTAGTGCATCAGCACGCAAGCGGCGAGGCCGCAGACATCCGCCCTCGCGGAGGTCAGTGGCGCGCATCAAAGCCTGA
- the tnpA gene encoding IS200/IS605 family transposase, with translation MTQTTYRRKRHSVSLLHAHLVFVTKFRRKLFTDPILTFAETTMRTVCAELDVELVEFNGETDHVHVLVAYPPTLAISVLAQRLKGRTAYAVRREFTGACVRARMRGHLWSPSYFAVSCGGAPLSIIKQYIDGQARPL, from the coding sequence CTGACACAAACGACGTATCGCCGTAAACGGCACAGCGTGTCGCTGCTGCACGCCCACCTCGTCTTCGTAACCAAGTTCCGACGCAAACTGTTCACCGATCCAATACTCACCTTCGCCGAAACCACCATGCGTACCGTGTGCGCCGAGCTCGATGTCGAGTTGGTCGAGTTCAACGGCGAAACCGACCACGTGCATGTGCTGGTCGCCTATCCGCCCACGCTGGCGATTTCCGTTCTCGCGCAGCGGCTCAAGGGCCGCACCGCTTACGCGGTGCGACGCGAATTCACCGGCGCGTGTGTGCGCGCCCGCATGCGCGGACACCTGTGGTCGCCGTCCTACTTCGCCGTCTCCTGCGGAGGCGCCCCGCTGTCGATCATCAAGCAATACATCGACGGCCAAGCCCGACCTCTCTGA
- a CDS encoding IniB N-terminal domain-containing protein, with protein sequence MDSLLQFILDLFRNESAAQTFVADPNAALANAGLANISPEQIQSVAASAIPGLQLVGADPVSSLAQTVSDQYGFAPVAEAVPFLAAPVAQVIGDQALQVGADAGTGLAAAVGEGIGAGLGTALGGGLETGLGIGSGAELGGGAGGGVNAGLGSQVGLGTGLGVGGGAEVGGAFDAGLGTEVGLGTGLGSQVGLGTGLGVGGGAEVGGGFDAGLGTEVGLGTGLGSQVGLGTGLGVGVGGGAEVGGGFNAGLGAQAGVGGESGIGTGFGVGGTGQVAGGAELGGATQLGGQAGGGAQIGGGGELGGQVGGNAGANIGTGLAAGGSAETVDRARFSTSSGIDAERRAALNTNSAGTPSVNSGLSTQENFSSTSSAGVSSPLGGASFANQTAAGGGGAIGLGGSGLSAAGNNAMTTATSAGIVSPLGGAAVGTQAAASNNAAASFLHNEGAALGGQSTVAGGFGAQSNLGGGFGGQTNIASAFGGHTNAEVAPPIAGANLGAHTNVAAGATAGAGGSADFLNHEATTLGAHSTVQVAGATNAAASAGQTGLSGNANAHNSFGTHTDILGQDSASLGGHSTISSGGGVVTHAPGSQGAVIQTGGSAVGDGEVASGSHGSSVITGAQGSSAASGATSVGASHASADVDQHSALESSTHVAAPAPDHSAFDQSSHAATDYSSHSLFDVSHDPSASHAQAATDLASHNQFDQHTGF encoded by the coding sequence ATGGACTCCCTGCTGCAATTCATCCTGGACCTGTTCCGCAACGAGAGCGCCGCGCAGACGTTCGTCGCTGACCCCAATGCCGCGCTGGCCAATGCCGGTCTGGCCAACATCAGCCCCGAGCAGATCCAGTCCGTGGCCGCCTCGGCGATCCCCGGTCTTCAACTGGTCGGCGCTGACCCGGTTTCCTCTCTGGCTCAGACGGTTTCGGACCAGTACGGCTTCGCACCGGTGGCCGAGGCTGTGCCGTTCCTCGCCGCACCCGTCGCTCAAGTGATCGGCGACCAGGCGCTGCAGGTCGGTGCCGACGCCGGTACCGGCCTGGCGGCCGCGGTCGGCGAGGGCATCGGTGCCGGACTCGGCACGGCTCTTGGCGGCGGGCTCGAGACAGGCCTGGGCATCGGCAGCGGCGCCGAACTCGGCGGTGGCGCCGGCGGTGGGGTCAATGCGGGTCTGGGTAGCCAGGTCGGCCTGGGCACTGGACTCGGTGTTGGTGGCGGTGCGGAGGTCGGCGGTGCTTTCGACGCTGGGCTTGGTACTGAGGTCGGTCTGGGCACGGGTCTGGGTAGCCAGGTCGGTCTGGGCACTGGACTCGGTGTTGGTGGCGGTGCGGAGGTCGGCGGTGGTTTCGACGCTGGGCTTGGTACTGAGGTCGGTCTGGGCACGGGTCTGGGTAGCCAGGTCGGTCTGGGCACTGGACTCGGTGTCGGTGTCGGTGGCGGTGCGGAGGTCGGCGGCGGTTTCAATGCCGGTCTGGGAGCACAGGCTGGCGTCGGCGGAGAGAGCGGCATTGGCACCGGCTTCGGCGTCGGCGGCACCGGACAGGTCGCCGGCGGTGCAGAACTCGGTGGCGCAACACAACTCGGCGGACAAGCCGGTGGCGGAGCCCAGATCGGCGGGGGTGGTGAACTCGGCGGGCAGGTCGGCGGCAACGCCGGGGCCAACATCGGCACCGGACTTGCCGCGGGTGGCAGCGCGGAAACCGTCGATCGCGCGCGCTTTTCGACCAGCAGCGGAATCGACGCTGAGCGTCGCGCGGCGCTGAACACCAACTCTGCGGGCACGCCTTCTGTCAACAGCGGGCTCAGCACGCAGGAGAACTTCAGCTCCACCTCCAGCGCCGGCGTCAGCAGTCCGCTCGGTGGCGCGAGCTTCGCCAACCAGACCGCTGCTGGCGGCGGCGGGGCGATCGGTCTCGGCGGGAGCGGTCTGAGCGCCGCCGGCAACAACGCCATGACCACGGCCACCTCGGCCGGGATCGTAAGCCCCCTCGGTGGTGCTGCTGTCGGCACCCAGGCAGCGGCCTCCAACAACGCGGCCGCGAGCTTCCTGCACAACGAGGGTGCCGCACTCGGTGGCCAGTCCACCGTGGCCGGTGGCTTCGGCGCGCAGTCCAACTTGGGCGGCGGGTTCGGCGGACAGACCAATATCGCAAGCGCATTCGGCGGCCACACCAACGCGGAGGTTGCCCCACCGATCGCCGGCGCGAACCTCGGTGCTCACACCAATGTGGCTGCGGGCGCAACCGCCGGGGCCGGTGGCAGCGCGGACTTCCTCAACCACGAGGCGACCACCCTAGGCGCGCACAGCACCGTCCAGGTGGCTGGCGCCACCAACGCGGCCGCGTCGGCCGGGCAGACCGGATTGAGCGGAAATGCCAACGCTCACAACAGTTTCGGCACCCACACCGACATCCTCGGCCAGGACAGCGCCTCGCTGGGCGGGCACAGCACCATCAGCTCCGGTGGGGGCGTCGTGACGCACGCGCCGGGCAGCCAAGGAGCGGTCATCCAGACCGGCGGTTCGGCGGTCGGCGATGGCGAGGTGGCGTCCGGTTCGCACGGCTCCTCGGTCATCACCGGGGCGCAGGGCAGCAGCGCAGCCAGCGGTGCTACCTCGGTGGGTGCCAGCCACGCGTCGGCCGACGTCGACCAGCACTCGGCACTGGAGTCGTCGACCCACGTGGCGGCCCCGGCGCCGGATCACTCGGCGTTCGACCAGTCGTCGCACGCGGCGACCGACTACTCGAGCCACTCGCTGTTCGACGTCAGCCACGACCCGTCGGCTTCGCACGCCCAGGCGGCCACCGACTTGGCGTCGCACAACCAGTTCGACCAGCACACGGGCTTCTGA
- the usfY gene encoding protein UsfY, translating to MKGAFRDPVDHSRTTQPHAGESFIDTLWFPGLLLIALSVVGMAGVVAALAYNDHGPLAVLVAVAAGLLIAGALMITVEHHRVQRVERQWLAEHPNHWRDHHHHAV from the coding sequence ATGAAGGGTGCATTTCGTGATCCGGTGGATCACTCCCGAACAACTCAACCCCATGCCGGTGAATCGTTCATCGACACGCTGTGGTTTCCAGGTCTGCTGCTGATCGCCCTCAGTGTGGTCGGCATGGCCGGAGTGGTTGCGGCCCTTGCTTACAACGACCACGGGCCGCTGGCGGTCTTGGTTGCGGTGGCGGCCGGGCTGCTGATCGCCGGCGCGCTGATGATCACGGTCGAACATCACCGGGTGCAGCGGGTGGAGCGACAGTGGCTGGCTGAGCATCCGAACCACTGGCGCGACCACCATCACCACGCGGTGTAG
- a CDS encoding Ig-like domain-containing protein — protein sequence MSVSLPRRVRTTGLVAAVLLLGILGSDVAGLPGCVGGCKTATASAAAELAPAAPTPPVLGVAPANGAAELSPLTRVTAAVLDGTLTNVTLQDDYGNAVAGAISPDGRLWQPTEPLKYGRSYTMQVASRGTSGIPLARTTSFATATPNNVTAVYLETPGGLPIHEDRRYGIGTIIAARFDAPIADKAAAERQLVVRTNPPMQGSWYWLDDATAHWRPEKYYAPGTTVTVAANIFGVRLGDGLYGQENEKATLRIGAAHISIADDITKTVNVFDNGKLVRSMPTSMGRGGTETIAGRTFSFWTPPGVYTVIDKADVVTMDSSTYGLPVSSSMGYKLKIPHATRISTDGIYLHQLNETVWAQGNTNTSHGCLNLNGENAAWFFRFSQPGDVVEVRHTGGPSLQPWQNGDWTVPWDKWLEGSALTPKP from the coding sequence ATTTCGGTGAGTCTTCCCCGTCGTGTCCGCACGACTGGCCTGGTCGCGGCGGTGTTGCTCCTGGGGATCCTGGGTAGCGACGTCGCCGGGCTGCCCGGCTGCGTGGGCGGTTGCAAGACGGCCACCGCCAGCGCCGCGGCCGAGCTGGCTCCGGCGGCGCCCACGCCGCCGGTGCTGGGTGTTGCCCCGGCGAACGGCGCAGCGGAGCTCAGCCCGCTCACCCGGGTGACCGCCGCGGTTCTCGACGGCACGCTGACCAACGTCACCTTGCAGGACGACTACGGCAATGCCGTTGCCGGTGCGATCTCGCCGGACGGCAGGTTATGGCAGCCGACCGAACCGCTGAAGTATGGGCGCAGCTACACCATGCAGGTCGCCAGCCGCGGCACCAGCGGAATTCCGCTGGCCCGGACCACGTCGTTTGCGACCGCGACACCGAACAACGTGACCGCGGTCTACCTGGAGACGCCGGGCGGACTGCCGATCCACGAGGATCGGCGCTACGGCATCGGCACGATCATCGCGGCGCGCTTCGACGCGCCGATCGCCGACAAGGCCGCGGCCGAGCGTCAGCTCGTCGTCAGGACCAACCCGCCGATGCAGGGGTCGTGGTATTGGCTCGACGATGCGACCGCGCACTGGCGTCCGGAGAAGTACTACGCGCCGGGCACCACGGTGACGGTGGCGGCCAACATCTTCGGGGTGCGACTCGGTGACGGGCTCTACGGCCAGGAGAACGAGAAGGCGACGCTGAGGATCGGTGCTGCGCACATCTCGATCGCCGACGACATCACCAAGACGGTGAACGTCTTCGACAACGGCAAGCTGGTGCGCAGCATGCCGACGTCGATGGGCCGCGGTGGCACCGAAACCATTGCGGGACGGACGTTCTCGTTCTGGACGCCGCCCGGGGTGTACACGGTGATCGACAAGGCCGACGTGGTGACGATGGACTCGTCCACCTACGGTCTGCCGGTCTCCTCGTCGATGGGCTACAAGCTGAAGATCCCGCACGCCACCCGGATCAGCACCGACGGGATCTACCTGCATCAGCTCAACGAGACCGTCTGGGCGCAGGGCAACACGAACACCTCGCACGGCTGCTTGAACCTCAACGGCGAGAACGCCGCGTGGTTTTTCAGGTTCTCGCAGCCGGGCGACGTCGTGGAGGTGCGCCACACCGGCGGCCCGTCGCTGCAGCCGTGGCAGAACGGCGACTGGACCGTTCCGTGGGACAAGTGGCTCGAGGGCAGCGCACTGACGCCCAAGCCGTAG
- a CDS encoding PE-PPE domain-containing protein: MRTRTVTAVVAAATASVVGVSSAAPQARAAVVTPGSATNWDATGIDKFYGLDWNTMPGPTVAGPGVYGPTAVATFHLLQDYIQVAAIDQALKTNPVPNGVVSSGRGAGNASALISQYAMNGDPTLQNTNWLLDNNIDRPNGGYASRYPAWSIVNVNPLPTPTDTGAPIIDVGYEYAWNSDVPAYALNLVALLNSITEYAYRYRKQDVTTLPAPLLSPDGKTVNFDAPPGHYIVETDSTYTFEPLSPGNTTIYVTYKSKDLAMLRPLRDVGGAVGNLVADAVEPVLTVIVNAGYPDNNPVSPPEVYTPFSLLPPPKVVGTALHQIPGAVQQGVENVKRDLGIGGDRSTRPSSAAKAATASTAGRVRAESQAAKGSSGTGHTRRD, from the coding sequence ATGAGAACGCGTACCGTCACCGCTGTCGTCGCGGCGGCAACGGCGTCGGTGGTCGGTGTGTCGTCGGCGGCGCCGCAGGCGCGTGCGGCAGTGGTCACCCCGGGCAGCGCCACCAACTGGGACGCCACCGGCATCGACAAGTTCTACGGCCTGGACTGGAACACCATGCCGGGGCCCACCGTCGCCGGCCCCGGCGTCTACGGCCCGACCGCCGTCGCGACGTTTCACCTGCTCCAGGACTACATCCAGGTGGCGGCCATCGACCAGGCGCTCAAGACCAACCCTGTGCCGAACGGCGTCGTCAGCTCCGGCCGTGGTGCGGGCAACGCCAGCGCCCTGATCAGCCAGTACGCCATGAACGGCGATCCGACGCTGCAGAACACCAACTGGCTGCTGGACAACAACATCGACCGGCCCAACGGCGGCTACGCCTCGCGCTACCCCGCCTGGTCGATCGTCAACGTCAACCCGCTGCCGACGCCGACCGACACCGGCGCGCCGATCATCGACGTCGGCTACGAGTACGCGTGGAACTCCGACGTCCCGGCCTACGCGCTTAACCTCGTCGCCCTGCTGAACTCGATCACCGAGTACGCCTACCGCTACCGCAAGCAGGACGTCACCACACTGCCGGCCCCGCTGCTGAGCCCCGATGGCAAGACTGTCAACTTCGACGCCCCGCCCGGCCACTACATCGTCGAGACCGACAGCACCTACACCTTCGAACCGCTCTCGCCGGGCAACACCACGATCTACGTGACCTACAAGTCGAAGGACCTGGCGATGCTGCGGCCGCTGCGCGACGTCGGCGGCGCGGTCGGCAACCTCGTCGCCGACGCCGTCGAGCCGGTGCTGACGGTGATCGTCAACGCCGGCTACCCCGACAACAACCCGGTCAGCCCACCCGAGGTGTACACACCGTTCTCGCTGCTGCCGCCGCCGAAGGTCGTCGGCACTGCGCTGCACCAGATCCCGGGCGCCGTCCAGCAGGGCGTCGAGAACGTCAAGCGGGACCTCGGCATCGGCGGCGACAGGTCCACCCGGCCGTCGAGCGCGGCCAA